The nucleotide sequence ccctccttttttttttctttatttgccccagatcactaaattgtcccctcaagggctgagcccCTAACGGTGGGTTTAGCAGGCGgatgctcaaacctctgagccatccctcccccgaATGCGAAGAATCTGCTTGTgaatggatgcgagacctggcgtactgAAAAGTCTCCAAACCACAAGCTGCAGGCGTTCATGCCCAGATGCCGGGGGTCCACCCTTGGCATCCGATGGCAAGACTTGAtgacaaacaaggagctttggaacagagcaggacaagaaccacttgtgGTTGAAATCACGAGAAGAAAGCAGGGACGAGTAGGCAACCAGCCTCCAGCATCGGCcgtcaagctctcccatggaactCCCAAGGAAAGCGCAAGAGAGTAAGACCTCAGACagcgtggagaagatctactgagactgaaggacaacagctggggtcctcctggggtcagctggaagttttgtccgaAGACAGAGTGAACTGGAGGAGATTTGCCGATGACCTACGCACCACCCGGCGTACAAGGGAAAGTGGGTGGTGTCTGTCCAGAGGCCACTGAGACCAACCCACTCTCTCATGCCACCGCCAAGCTCATATGTCCAGTCCTCCAGCTACCTAGGCGGTAGCAATCTCTGGTGCTGGGTCCAATTAAGCTCTGTCTGGGTTTCCCGGGCCCTGCCCAAGCTGTCTGCAGCAGGTGGTTGAAGCCAGGGCCTGGGTTGGCTGGTGGAATGGGGAGAAACTCATGGGGCTGGCTCATAAATTCCAGaagggtgagtggggctgggacagagctGAGTCTGCTGAGTCACCAGCAAAGGATGCAGGGAGGCTCGCCGGGCCAGTTGGCTTCCCGCATGCCAGGGACTGTGGATGCATTCACCAGGACAGGGCCCCAGGGCACGGCgggtgtttatgttcctttccttGGCCAGGTTTACTGCCACCACCGAGTAAACAGCACGTGGGCACCCAGCCCAGTGACGTGTTCAGTCAAGTGCTTGCGGttgggaagggctgggagcctggacgcctgggttctgtgcccagctctgggaagtGAGTGAGGGGCAGGTAAAGTTTGAAACGGGAGGAGCCgagagcccggacgcctgggttctatgcccagctctgggagaggagtgggaagTAGAAGTTTGGAATGGgatgggctgggagcccggacgcctgggttctctcctgttgccccagatcactaaattgtcccctcaagggctgagcccCTAACGGTGGGTTTAGCAGGCGgatgctcaaacctctgagccatccctcccccgaATGCGAAGAATCTGCTTGTgaatggatgcgagacctggcgtactgAAAAGTCTCCAAACCACAAGCTGCAGGCGTTCATGCCCAGACGCCGGGGGTCCACCCTTGGCATCCGATGGCAAGACTTGAtgacaaacaaggagctttggaacagagcaggacaagaaccacttgtgGTTGTTTTCTAGATCTTCCATGTCAGCGCGGCGTCTAGCGAGCAGGACAACCGACTCGGGCTGCCTGACATCTGAGTCTGGACTGACTTTGAAAATAGTTGCATTGCTGAAAGAGACGCTGGGCCCGCCCCCACCAGCAGAACCATGGGTAACTAGGGGGTTAGAAATGAAGATGGGGGAATGGGGCAGGCTGAGCAGTCCGGCTCTTGAATGGGGGAGCTCCCCACCTCGGGTGGTGAATggctggaatgcgttacctagagaggtggtggcatctccaccacccctagaggtttttaagtcccagcggGGGGCAACCagaatgattcaggggctggaacCCGTGAAAtgagaggagaagctgagagatttgggcttatttagcttgcagaagagaagagggaggggctatttgataacagccttcaacttccttaaggggGGCCCtagaggggatggagagaggctgttctcagtggtgtcggatggcagaacaaggtgcaatggtctgaagttacagagctggAGGAgtaggtcggatattaggaaaaactttccccgggagggtggtgaagccctggaatgcgttacccagagaggtggtggaatctccatccctagagtttttaagtcccagcttgaccaagccctggctgggatgattgagttgggattgatcctgcttcaggcagggggctggactcaacgacctcctgaggtcccttccagccctcggatggaATGATTCTGTGACTACGCCATTGTTTCCCCACCAGTAAAAAAGCGCCATGGCAGCTGGGTCACTCTGGGAGGCGGGCCAAGGGGTCCTGGATGGAGACATCCGAAATAACACACTTGTCTCcttcctggccagcctgctgcagaATGTGCAGGGGAACTGGCCCATCAGAGCAACAGGCCCATCTGGCCCGGTATctggcctccctcccatgccAGATCAGATCCCAGGAACACCCTGTGGTAAAGGCCTCCGAAGGAACCCTGGAAGCTCCACTCCTGCCATGCATCTCATAAGACGAGGCCAGCCCCGAGGCAGCCTGGGAGATGGTCTTTGTGTGGCGCCTGGCGCGAAGGGGGGTGGAGACCTAATGGCAGATGGTCGTAAGCTGGCCTACACTCCCCTGGGAGCCTAGGTGACCCACACACATAGGTATGGTTCCCTGTCCCTTGGAGTGGCACCTGGACCACATACACATAGAAAgaatgacctaataaattattgtgttagtctttaaagtgctactggaccgcttttttgttttgatagtattttgACTAGCACGGCCTTCTCTCTCTTACTACAGAGCAAATGAGCGTCTATTgctttagctgagagccagctggcttttagctcagactgtagctGTTCtagcactgaggtcccaggttcaagcctacCTATGGTTGGTTATGCCTGTATGGTGCAAAACCCAGCCCTACTGCTCAAGGGGGATAGAGCCCCCTTGCTAACCCACCCACAGAGCCTGCAGCTAGGGTAAAATACagcagtcctttgaaagaagttcctttGAAAGATCACTTCCAaaaaaacatcttttgaaagaccacagcCACACACGAGCAGGTTGAAAGTGACtcactctgtcaagagagtgacTGGGCCATCTGgcccctttctcaacagaacagccaaccggaaacTCAGCAAACTCAGCCTGGTGAAGCAGAGGCCCCGTCTGTTGCAAAAAGGGCCCCCggcgcgtctacacacattttttttttcccgaaaaaggcgctcttcctcatctgggagcggCAGAGGGCTGCCAGATCAAGTGCcgcgttctttcgatttactaTCGAacgaatgcattttgtgtgtagacattccacgggGTTCATGAAACGGCCTTTTCCAAGGAACCCTCTAATGGAGATATCGCCTGCGTGGCTACGGTTACACAACCGGGTTTTGCAGCCCAAACTCACGGTGCGTccgcacacaaaatgcgttttgtcaacagaaacagtCAAAAGAAAAAGCCGGGTAGATGCTCGgggggtccttttgtcaacagtgaATCAAAAGATCGAGCCGCTTTACATGTCGACGTGATTTGTCGacaagttttgtcggaacatctcttctgacagtaacttctgtagacagatgcttctagtgtagacatagccaatgggaaTGACTCTCATCTGGAGATCCAGACCTCTGTCACTTTCTGCCCTGCATCTCCTGGTCCTCTCTGGCGCTTGGAGGACCAAGAActctatgactatgtctacatgatgGATTTTTCtagacaaaattggggttttgcagacaaaactcgcGGTGCATCTACACGGAAAACGTGTTTTGTTGACGAACTttcaacaaaaaaagcagtataggTGCTGGGAGGTCCTTTTGTCGACAGCAGATCGTGTCGCGCctaagcctcagtttccccagctgtaaaagtGCTAATATGCATGACCTCCTTTGCCAAGCGCTTTGACgcaatttgtcgacagaggttttgttccGACAGTAAGGTCTGTAGACAGATCGCTCTCGCATAACCCATAGCCTGAGCGCGTGACAGTGTTACAGCCCTCACAGGGGGACTTCCCACCCTGTTCGCTGTCCAGTTTCCTGATCATCTGCTGTGGCAGCTCGTGCCTTCATCTCCCTTGGTTCAAATCTCCCTTTGGCCTGATGCAGGGGTTCCTTGTCTCTCCTCCATAGTCTCTGGTTGCCCCCACTTTCCACTGGAGCAATCCTGTGAGAGGGGAGCTTTATGGTCCCTCTCCCCAAACCGAGGTCCCACGTTGTGTCCCCTCCCAGGCTGGTGTCTCtgagcagccccattccctgtgCCAGGGGCGTTGGGGCTCCCAATTCTGCCCTGGGGGGTAGGGATGCTGTGTTCCCTCGGATTCCCCAACTAGGAGTTCTGGGTACCCCGTACTCAATAACCCCTATAGCAAGGGTCTGGCTTGGCCCCCCATTCCAGTGTCTTTCCATCCCCCCGACCCAGACCAGCTACCTCCAGTCTCCCAGCAACAGGAGCTGTGTGCGTCCCTGACTcactcaccctctgcccccccaccccagggtccCTGAATCCCTCTGATCCCCACCTAAGGTCCCCCCAGTCTCTCCAGGCCTGTCTCATTCAAGGTAACCACAGTGCACCCCCCTCAGAACAAGGCATTCCCATGCCCAAGCGTCTCCCCCTGCAGGGGAGGGTGGCCCGGAGATGGATCAGCCAAGGCAGACGTGGGGACAGGTTGCTTCGTGCAGGAACGGAAGGGACTGACCCTAATGATCCTTCgtagactcccagggctggaagggagcttaggaggtcactgagtccagccccctgcccgaagcaggaccaaacccaactaaatcatcccagccagctgggacttaaacacctccagggatggggatcccaccacctctctgggtaacgcattccagtgcttcacccgcCTCCTGGGCAAATAGTTCTTCCTCAtctccaacctactcctcccactctgtaacttcagaccgttgctcctccAATGGTCACCGCTCAGCTTCTGTCCGTCCTCTCGCCCTTGCGCATTTCACCTTCAGGCTTGAAAGCACTTGGCAAAGGAGGCCAGGCCTCTTAGCACGTtcgcagctggggaaactgaggcccaggagCACGAGGTGCCCGAGGCCCTtggcagagccagaaacaaaGTGTCATTGCCCACAAGTGGACTCGAACCcgagacctctggagcttcagGCAGGTGCCTCTAGAGTTTGAATTAAAAAGCCAGCTGCcactcagctcaggctgtagagcagactcattcCGTGGCTGTGTGAGTGGTCTCGGTCCCACTACGTGGGACAAATATCAGAAAGGTGGCCAtattagtctctatcttcaaaagcaacaagacgtcctgtggcaccttagagactctcCACTAGAAGCGTccgtctgcagaagttactgtcggaagagatgttccgagagaacttctctcaacagatcgggtctgcacataaaagtggatcaatcttttgatctgttctGCCCACAAAAGGACCctctggagcgtctacacagtgtttttgtcaacagttgtgcctacaacccccccacccccccccggttTTGTCCATGAAACTCTCCGGTGTAGACATAGCAGATTTACTGAAgcgtaagctttcttgggcaaagaccccactTTGTCGGATGTGTGTCAAAAaacggtctttgcccacgaaagttcaAGCTCctgtaaatctgttagtctttgaagggcCACAGGTCTTCTCACTGTTTTGACGtgggacagtgaatcacaccTCAATGCGTGGGTTACAAAAGCACTAGGTGGTCTGTGTCCTTCCGCCCTCCCATGCCTGCGGTGGAATCCTGCAGCAAGCCGTTCCGCGGGTTAACCGGCCACGTACCTGCCCCTCCGGCATGCCCAACACCGGGATCCGGCCGCCACGCCGCCGCCGGGGCTTATCCGCCAGGGCCGTCTTGGCGTGGAGGTTCTGGGCAATCTTCACATCCACAGCCAGTTTGACATGGGTGCGCAGGGTGCGTCGCTCGAAAACTTTCCggcactgggggcaggagaggccgCCCGCCCCCGCCTGCTCCCACTGGCTCGTGATGCAGGCCCGGCAGTAGCTGTGGTCGCAGTCCAGCAGCACCGGGTCCTGAAAGTGGCCCCTGCAGAGGGGGCAGATGACGGAGCGTTGCAGCTCGGCCACCGGTCCTCGGCCTTCCATAGCTCCTTTCTCTCTGCCTGGGCGACTCCTGCTGCCTCTTTATGCAGGgtgtgggcagaggaggaggagaatcccCAGGACTGGAAAGGCTCCAGGTAAACATCCCCTTGCATAACCGGCTGGTTGTTCAGCTTCTCTCCCTGGCAAGGGTGGCGTGCGGGTTGGACTGGTTCTGGCAATGGTGTCGTGAGCTCagtaagggggcggggagccaggacgcctgggtttcTTCTCCAGCCTGGGTAAGGGAGTGGGAACTGGgggctcaggactcctgggtccgaGCCCTAGCTAGGTGTGGCTTAGAGGCAGGAGGGGATGTAAGCCAGGCCTGCTGGCCagctctgagagggggctgggggctagTGGGtagagtgtgtggggagggaggcagggcggtgtcgcaggactcctgggttccatccccagCTCTAGGAGGGGGATGAagttgggagagggagggaagcggtgcctagtggttagagtcgAGGAGCCTCTGTCTTGGGCTTTGCCGCTAACTCTCTCCGTGATGGCCCATGTCCcatggcctcagtttccctcgggAAAAGAAGCATGCGGCAGTGCTGTCGCACATAGTGGGGCGGGGTGAGGCCTGACCCAAAAGCACAAGGGCCGCCAGGAGCACACACCGGCAGCTAGTGGAAGAGTCAAGCCCTGGGAGGCCTGGAAATTCTGTGCCAAGCAAAGCCCAGGGCAGAACCCAGCCGTCCGTGGAGAGGAAGAGACAGATCAAAGCAAGGCAGAGCCTGTGAGAGGCACCTTTACTCTGCCCTGGGGAGATGCGAGTCAGTTCcattccccaggagggaggggcagaggggtttgTCCCACTCtacagtggggaaactgagtcacagatgCTCAACTGTTATGCTTCACCGACACACACGAGGTCTTTTATAGGGGAATGAGAACGAGCCTCATTTATTGAGAACACAGCAGTGAGCGTGTGGTTCTCAGTCACTCTCACGCACAGACGTGCCCGACGATGTACCTTTCTCTCTATAGAGCTGTGCCGCTGGGTTCGAGTAtgggcttgctaaacccagtgttgtgagctcagtccttgagggggccgtttagggtttgggggcaaatagattaaaaaaggaagGGTGCATGGCCCTGCtcagagggcaggtgactggactcagtaatttcccttccagctctatgagatgtgatgtgtatcactttcaaaacaaaaatgcaacaaGGATTGTCAAAGGAAAGCTGTGTACTGCAGTATCTCCTCTTGGGCAAAGCAAAGGGCGTTGTAAATCCAGCAATTAAGACATCAGCCTTCAATATTCTTCTAATCTCATTAACAGACATGATATTAAAACTCATCTCTTTACTTAAAACAAAGAGGCGTATGTTCAATTGAAGAAGTTCATTAATAAAAGTAATAAACTGCTCAATGTGTGACTACGTTACCGCACATTGCAAAACTGAATCCAAAATACGAAcataaagagaataaaactttcagcTCCAACACACCTGTGAGCAATGGGGGTAGAACCTGGGAGTACGTGcactccttccccagccaatctcatCTCATTCTCGGTCTTAAGAAATAAAAACTAAAGAGGCGTGTGGCAGGTTGTCATTATCTGCATTTTTGCTGATACTCAGGCCAGCGGCTGTTTTAATGCGATGatgatcagggccccgtcgggccgggcgctgcacagacacacggcgagagacagtccctgccccggctgagatcagggccccgtcgggccgggcgctgcacagacacacagcgagagacagtccctgccccggctgagatcagggccccgtcgggtcgggcgctgcacagacacacagttgAGATCAGGCCCCGTTTCCCTTCTGAAAGGTGCAAGA is from Carettochelys insculpta isolate YL-2023 chromosome 22, ASM3395843v1, whole genome shotgun sequence and encodes:
- the LOC142024685 gene encoding RING finger protein 39-like, whose product is MEGRGPVAELQRSVICPLCRGHFQDPVLLDCDHSYCRACITSQWEQAGAGGLSCPQCRKVFERRTLRTHVKLAVDVKIAQNLHAKTALADKPRRRRGGRIPVLGMPEGQGVGKICTC